One segment of Neoarius graeffei isolate fNeoGra1 chromosome 20, fNeoGra1.pri, whole genome shotgun sequence DNA contains the following:
- the elob gene encoding elongin-B isoform X2, with amino-acid sequence MFAVHCGKEEDGAAGREMDVFLMIRRHKTTIFTDAKESTTVYELKRIVEGILKRAPEEQRLYKDDMLLEDSKTLGDCGFTNQTARPQAPATVGLAFRISDDAFEPLRVDAFSSPPELPDVMKPQDSGSTANEQAVQ; translated from the exons ATGTTTGCGGTGCATTGTGGGAAAGAGGAAGACGGAGCAGCCGGCAGAGAAATG GACGTGTTCCTGATGATCCGACGTCACAAGACGACCATCTTCACAGACGCCAAGGAGTCGACCACGGTGTACGAGCTGAAGCGCATCGTCGAGGGGATCCTGAAGAGAGCGCCCGAGGAACAGAGACTCTACAAG gacGACATGTTGTTGGAGGACAGTAAGACACTGGGAGACTGTGGATTCACAAACCAGACGGCGAGACCTCAGGCTCCAGCGACGGTGGGACTGGCCTTCCGCATCAGCG ATGATGCGTTCGAGCCGCTGCGTGTGGACGCTTTCTCCAGTCCCCCAGAGCTGCCAGACGTGATGAAGCCCCAGGACTCGGGCAGCACGGCCAACGAGCAGGCTGtgcagtga
- the elob gene encoding elongin-B isoform X1, whose translation MRGENQGFWRASHLKSDSGSRCDCVCLSNIPSGMPDSGEWSLRVVMFTDVFLMIRRHKTTIFTDAKESTTVYELKRIVEGILKRAPEEQRLYKDDMLLEDSKTLGDCGFTNQTARPQAPATVGLAFRISDDAFEPLRVDAFSSPPELPDVMKPQDSGSTANEQAVQ comes from the exons ATGAGGGGAGAAAACCAGGGGTTCTGGAGAGCAAGTCACTTAAAGTCTGACTCTGGGAGTCGATGCGACTGCGTGTGTCTCAGCA atatcccCAGTGGCATGCCTGacagtggagagtggtcactccGTGTTGTGATGTTTACT GACGTGTTCCTGATGATCCGACGTCACAAGACGACCATCTTCACAGACGCCAAGGAGTCGACCACGGTGTACGAGCTGAAGCGCATCGTCGAGGGGATCCTGAAGAGAGCGCCCGAGGAACAGAGACTCTACAAG gacGACATGTTGTTGGAGGACAGTAAGACACTGGGAGACTGTGGATTCACAAACCAGACGGCGAGACCTCAGGCTCCAGCGACGGTGGGACTGGCCTTCCGCATCAGCG ATGATGCGTTCGAGCCGCTGCGTGTGGACGCTTTCTCCAGTCCCCCAGAGCTGCCAGACGTGATGAAGCCCCAGGACTCGGGCAGCACGGCCAACGAGCAGGCTGtgcagtga
- the elob gene encoding elongin-B isoform X3, with protein sequence MIRRHKTTIFTDAKESTTVYELKRIVEGILKRAPEEQRLYKDDMLLEDSKTLGDCGFTNQTARPQAPATVGLAFRISDDAFEPLRVDAFSSPPELPDVMKPQDSGSTANEQAVQ encoded by the exons ATGATCCGACGTCACAAGACGACCATCTTCACAGACGCCAAGGAGTCGACCACGGTGTACGAGCTGAAGCGCATCGTCGAGGGGATCCTGAAGAGAGCGCCCGAGGAACAGAGACTCTACAAG gacGACATGTTGTTGGAGGACAGTAAGACACTGGGAGACTGTGGATTCACAAACCAGACGGCGAGACCTCAGGCTCCAGCGACGGTGGGACTGGCCTTCCGCATCAGCG ATGATGCGTTCGAGCCGCTGCGTGTGGACGCTTTCTCCAGTCCCCCAGAGCTGCCAGACGTGATGAAGCCCCAGGACTCGGGCAGCACGGCCAACGAGCAGGCTGtgcagtga